The following are encoded in a window of Chitinophagaceae bacterium genomic DNA:
- a CDS encoding T9SS type A sorting domain-containing protein translates to MPHRQRFPQATWHFPAASLDGNRFTMSFNKGNGAFRIIVVKAGSPVSGLPVNGTEYTANAAYGTAGTEFAPGDGYVVFRGSNGSASVSQVVTNLQAATTYHVAVFEYNGSGALTEYLTIALSGNVTTKSAPTVQATITSFTAITGNKLTISWSNGNGERRLLIARKAAAVNAVPVNLTDYSYSPIFGSGAVLNGDNYVVYKGTGTNVTVTGLDPNTVYHFTVFEYNGNLGPVYLTPGAAGSQLTNAGPTQASGTISFSNFEGNRVTTSFAPGNGRYQLIIARQGQPVTAVPVNGQVYTANTALGAGQQIAPGEWVVNSLGTDRTFTNLLPATSYYFRVYDFDMDAGGNTYYLTSSYSQNSGSTATAPTVQASNVTFENVTGSSMNIRHVAGNGTFRLIVMKQGSAVDATPTNLIKYTGNQLFGQGAEITPGNYVLTGGQNGTLLNVSGLTPGLTYHVAVFGFNGNNYPVYAIPGATASITIPNEPTAPGTNMTFSIMQGNAFRAQWTGGDGARRIVVARKNTAVTAMPVDGVSYTASNVFGNGTEIAPGQFVVYDDVNRIVDLQNLEIGTTYHLAVFEYNTSAAGPDYLSSSFLAASITTLSAPSVQTAALSASNIQNTQVTINYSAGNGGSRLLIMRAGSPVNVEPQDLVSYNYSSVYGVQEIGTGNYVVLKTSLGTSTVVTGLSPNTQYYVSAFEFNGSTGPVYLRPGSSFNFTTTGSGVTPPTSNASAALFSLIDGNKFSFNWNNGDGAKRIVVMKQGSPVSFTPANGTEYTANAAFGTGTDLGSGQYVVFNGTTSSVAITNLLPSTVYHFAVFEYNGSAATTTYLIAGALTANRSTATAPASGSTALSGTATNLTINISWTSGPGDGRIVVMKEGSAVSGVPADLSKYPANAVFQNGSQIAAGEYVVYAGSGNSVTVTGLQVNKTYHYSVFEYNGIDAPVYNTVNVVSTSTLVTTPLPLKWLYVNATQTNAGIVVKWGTAQEMNVGLFIVERGTGDGNFGFIRKVLPKGNAVQNDYSITDASRPEGTVYYRIRQLDLDGRMSYSIIVRVKVDDPQSEPRLYPVPAKDFTSISLPKGTAKAEISIYDMTGKMIKSKTVMNGETIALQGLQPGIYNVLIVDKQNKYTERLIIQ, encoded by the coding sequence TTGCCGCACCGCCAACGGTTCCCTCAAGCAACCTGGCATTTCCCGGCGGCCAGCCTGGATGGCAACCGCTTTACCATGAGCTTCAACAAGGGCAATGGCGCTTTCCGCATCATTGTGGTAAAAGCCGGAAGCCCGGTTAGTGGCTTGCCGGTGAACGGAACAGAGTATACCGCCAATGCAGCATACGGTACGGCCGGCACCGAATTCGCCCCCGGCGATGGATACGTGGTGTTCCGCGGCAGCAATGGCAGCGCCAGTGTTTCGCAGGTAGTGACCAACCTGCAGGCCGCAACCACGTACCATGTGGCGGTGTTTGAATACAACGGCAGCGGCGCACTCACGGAGTACCTTACCATTGCACTCAGCGGGAATGTGACCACCAAGTCGGCGCCCACGGTGCAGGCAACCATCACCAGCTTTACCGCCATTACCGGCAACAAACTCACCATCAGCTGGAGCAATGGCAACGGCGAAAGAAGATTGCTGATCGCCCGCAAAGCTGCTGCGGTAAACGCGGTTCCGGTAAACCTCACCGACTATTCATACTCCCCCATCTTTGGCAGCGGTGCTGTTCTGAACGGCGATAACTATGTAGTGTATAAAGGCACGGGAACCAATGTTACCGTTACCGGCCTCGATCCGAATACGGTATATCATTTTACCGTTTTTGAATACAACGGAAACCTGGGCCCTGTTTACCTTACACCGGGAGCAGCGGGCAGCCAGCTTACCAATGCCGGGCCTACACAGGCTTCTGGTACCATCTCATTCAGCAATTTTGAAGGCAACCGGGTAACTACCAGTTTTGCCCCAGGCAATGGCAGGTACCAGCTGATCATCGCCCGGCAGGGACAACCCGTGACAGCCGTACCGGTGAACGGCCAGGTTTATACCGCCAATACCGCATTGGGTGCAGGACAACAGATCGCTCCCGGCGAATGGGTAGTGAACTCCCTGGGTACCGACCGCACATTCACCAACCTGTTGCCCGCCACCAGCTACTATTTCCGGGTTTATGATTTTGACATGGATGCCGGGGGCAATACCTATTACCTTACTTCATCCTATTCGCAGAACAGCGGCAGTACAGCAACCGCACCTACCGTGCAGGCAAGCAATGTAACTTTTGAAAACGTTACCGGGTCTTCCATGAACATCCGGCACGTTGCCGGTAACGGAACTTTCCGCTTAATAGTGATGAAGCAGGGATCAGCGGTTGATGCCACGCCAACCAATCTTATAAAATATACCGGTAACCAACTCTTCGGGCAAGGTGCAGAGATCACTCCCGGTAACTACGTACTCACCGGCGGACAGAATGGAACCTTACTCAATGTATCGGGCCTTACTCCCGGTCTAACCTATCATGTGGCGGTGTTTGGATTCAATGGCAATAACTATCCTGTGTATGCCATACCGGGAGCAACCGCCAGCATAACCATTCCCAACGAACCAACGGCCCCGGGAACCAATATGACGTTCAGCATCATGCAGGGCAATGCATTCAGGGCGCAATGGACGGGAGGCGATGGAGCGAGGAGAATTGTAGTGGCAAGAAAAAATACAGCGGTGACAGCCATGCCTGTTGACGGCGTTAGCTATACGGCAAGCAATGTGTTTGGCAACGGAACGGAGATCGCTCCCGGCCAGTTTGTGGTATACGACGATGTGAACCGTATTGTTGACCTGCAGAACCTGGAGATCGGCACCACCTACCACCTGGCCGTATTTGAATACAATACTTCTGCAGCAGGGCCTGATTATCTTAGTTCTTCATTCCTTGCAGCAAGTATAACTACTTTATCAGCGCCTTCTGTACAAACCGCTGCTTTGTCGGCAAGCAATATTCAGAATACACAGGTAACTATAAATTATTCAGCAGGCAACGGAGGCAGCCGCCTGCTCATCATGCGTGCCGGTTCGCCGGTGAACGTGGAGCCGCAGGACCTGGTGAGTTATAATTATTCTTCGGTGTATGGCGTGCAGGAGATCGGTACAGGAAATTACGTGGTGCTTAAAACCAGTTTAGGGACCAGTACGGTAGTAACCGGCCTGTCGCCCAATACACAATATTATGTGAGTGCTTTTGAATTCAACGGTTCCACCGGACCGGTATACCTGCGCCCCGGATCTTCATTCAATTTTACCACAACGGGTTCGGGTGTTACGCCGCCAACCAGCAATGCCAGCGCCGCTTTGTTCAGCCTGATCGACGGCAATAAATTTTCGTTTAACTGGAACAATGGCGATGGCGCCAAACGGATCGTAGTGATGAAGCAAGGCAGCCCGGTAAGTTTTACCCCGGCAAATGGGACCGAATACACGGCCAATGCAGCATTTGGTACCGGCACCGACCTGGGCAGCGGACAATATGTGGTATTCAACGGTACAACAAGCAGTGTTGCCATCACCAACCTGCTTCCTTCCACCGTTTATCATTTTGCTGTGTTTGAATACAACGGCAGCGCAGCAACAACTACCTATTTAATTGCAGGCGCATTAACAGCGAACCGCAGCACTGCAACAGCCCCGGCTTCGGGAAGTACTGCCTTGAGCGGAACAGCAACAAATCTTACGATCAACATCAGCTGGACCAGCGGCCCGGGCGACGGAAGGATCGTAGTGATGAAAGAAGGCAGTGCCGTAAGCGGTGTGCCGGCTGACCTGAGCAAGTACCCTGCCAATGCGGTTTTCCAGAACGGTTCTCAAATTGCCGCCGGTGAATACGTGGTATATGCAGGAAGCGGGAACAGTGTTACCGTTACAGGATTGCAGGTCAACAAGACCTATCACTACAGCGTGTTTGAATACAATGGTATTGATGCGCCGGTTTACAATACTGTCAATGTGGTAAGTACCAGTACACTGGTAACAACACCGCTGCCCTTAAAATGGTTGTACGTGAACGCCACGCAAACCAATGCAGGCATCGTAGTGAAATGGGGAACAGCGCAGGAGATGAATGTAGGCCTTTTTATTGTTGAACGCGGTACCGGTGATGGAAACTTTGGCTTCATCCGGAAAGTGCTGCCAAAAGGAAATGCCGTTCAGAATGATTACAGCATAACCGATGCTTCCAGGCCTGAAGGAACGGTTTATTACCGCATCCGTCAACTGGACCTGGATGGCCGGATGAGCTACTCCATTATTGTGAGGGTAAAAGTGGATGATCCACAATCTGAGCCGAGGCTGTACCCTGTTCCTGCAAAAGATTTCACCAGCATCAGTCTGCCAAAGGGAACAGCGAAAGCAGAAATAAGCATCTATGACATGACCGGGAAAATGATAAAGAGTAAAACAGTCATGAATGGAGAAACGATCGCATTACAGGGATTGCAACCGGGTATATACAATGTGTTGATCGTTGATAAACAAAATAAATATACAGAAAGGCTGATCATACAGTAA